The following are encoded together in the Anopheles nili chromosome 3, idAnoNiliSN_F5_01, whole genome shotgun sequence genome:
- the LOC128726612 gene encoding tektin-2 yields the protein MSNKAAVTFEKPLQHLSLADWHSRLTQLKNVAYTQRSDAFELRHSARNLRNETHIQTHWDTFHNNDRLSDRVAELDRWRERMRLMLQRVVDEIRALREEKSCTERDLDGHITPLTVVTECIGMRDGRLGSELTYDDGDTELKNELCIVENNQRLLRDQNQAAWEQLNRLQEVKFKLELDLTDKDEAQAIDSQQLQVDQHCGDVSFKTDPTRVPRDSCTYGNWLEYCEELVALAENALSDSFSIRESLFATREKARNILRAQQDRTAHTLRKRIFETQRARNELEYQLGKMKEEMERCLREIEALERAHDQKVEALKVVETRLENRAQRSGMELCVDESYHGLCEEVQKLRDTINILRAKIDATKTTYNSVRDHANRIDQDLQNKQHSLMTDIRALDLRGRLRTGEFGGLPTQTDRNIQLSRIEDEIPKT from the exons ATGTCGAACAAAGCGGCGGTGACGTTCGAGAAGCCACTGCAGCATCTCAGCCTAGCTGATTGGCATTCACGGCTTACCCAGCTGAAGAATGTGGCTTACACGCAGCGTTCGGACGCGTTCGAGTTGCGGCACTCGGCACGTAACCTCCGGAACGAAACCCACATCCAGACGCACTGGGATACGTTCCACAACAACGACCGACTCTCCGACCGAGTGGCTGAGTTGGATCGTTGGCGTGAACGGATGCGTCTCATGCTGCAACGTGTCGTTGATGAGATTCGAGCGTTACGCGAGGAAAAGTCCTGCACCGAGCGTGATTTGGATGGGCATATTACACCGCTCACGGTGGTGACGGAGTGCATTGGTATGCGAGATGGAAGGCTTGGATCGGAGCTGACGTACGACGATGGTGACACGGAGCTGAAGAACGAATTGTGCATCGTCGAGAACAACCAGCGGTTGCTTCGGGACCAGAATCAGGCCGCTTGGGAGCAGCTGAATCGTTTGCAGGAAGTTAAGTTCAAGTTGGAGCTCGATCTAACCGATAAGGACGAAGCACAAGCGATCGACTCGCAGCAGTTGCAGGTGGACCAACATTGTGGGGATGTTTCGTTCAAGACGGATCCAACGCGCGTTCCCAGGGA CTCCTGTACGTACGGAAATTGGTTGGAGTACTGCGAGGAGCTGGTTGCCTTGGCCGAGAATGCCTTGTCGGATTCGTTTTCGATTCGTGAGTCATTGTTCGCGACACGCGAGAAGGCTCGTAACATCCTGCGAGCCCAGCAGGACCGCACAGCGCATACGTTGCGCAAGCGCATCTTTGAAACACAACGCGCCCGTAACGAGCTCGAGTACCAGCTCGGAAAG ATGAAGGAGGAGATGGAACGGTGCCTTCGCGAGATTGAAGCCCTCGAACGTGCCCATGACCAGAAGGTGGAAGCGTTGAAGGTTGTCGAAACGAGGCTGGAAAATCGCGCTCAGCGTTCGGGAATGGAGTTGTGTGTTGACGAGTCGTACCACGGACTGTGTGAAGAGGTTCAGAAGCTGCGGGACACCATTAACATTCTGCGAGCCAAGATCGACGCCACGAAGACGACTTACAACTCGGTGCGGGATCATGCCAACAGGATCGATCAGGACCTCCAGAACAAGCAGCATTCGCTCATGACCGATATCCGAGCGTTGGATCTGCGTGGCCGTCTGCGTACAGGCGAGTTCGGTGGTTTACCGACTCAAACCGATCGAAATATTCAGCTGTCGCGCATCGAGGATGAGATCCCAAAAACGTAA